In Pseudomonas sp. P5_109, the genomic window GGTCACGCTCCAGGTAACCTTCTTCGGCTCTATCCTGGCGATCGTCGCGGCCATTCTGGCGGCGCTGGGACGCATGTCGCCGTGGCGGCCGCTGAGCTGGTTCTCGGTCGCCTACATTGAAGTGTTTCGCGGCACGTCGTTGCTGGTGCAGTTGTTCTGGCTGTTCTTCGTGTTGCCGCTGCCACCGTTCAATCTGGAACTGAGCCCCTACAGCGTGGCCATCGTCGGCCTTGGCCTGCACATCGGCGCTTACGGCGCCGAGGTGATGCGCGGTGCGATCAGCTCCGTGGCCAAGGGTCAGTATGAAGCGGCGACTGCGCTGAACTTCAGCGGCTACAAGCGCTTTCGCCGAATCATTCTGCCTCAGGCCTTGCTCGCGGCCATCCCGCCGGGCACCAACCTGCTGATCGAACTGCTGAAAAATACTTCGCTGGTGTCACTGATCACCTTGTCCGACCTGAGCTTTCGCGCTCGACAACTGGATCAGGCGACCTTCCAGACCCTGGAAATCTTCAGCCTGGCGCTGGTGATGTATTTCATCCTCGCGCAAGCGATC contains:
- the ehuC gene encoding ectoine/hydroxyectoine ABC transporter permease subunit EhuC; its protein translation is MGELLPLLIQGAWVTLQVTFFGSILAIVAAILAALGRMSPWRPLSWFSVAYIEVFRGTSLLVQLFWLFFVLPLPPFNLELSPYSVAIVGLGLHIGAYGAEVMRGAISSVAKGQYEAATALNFSGYKRFRRIILPQALLAAIPPGTNLLIELLKNTSLVSLITLSDLSFRARQLDQATFQTLEIFSLALVMYFILAQAINLGMRSIERRLARGRMRGGLS